One segment of Solanum stenotomum isolate F172 chromosome 1, ASM1918654v1, whole genome shotgun sequence DNA contains the following:
- the LOC125847499 gene encoding transcription factor bHLH91-like: MYVEESVCYDPATHHVQHEGLTEDVFAIQEHTYHNNNNSSQQDVAAAAAAAALEMEFQQQMNLEMEQCYNNNNMQDQSNNNIINQGLSCDQSNWGEMNFPPYQNQEHNDNSNNNNNFHQQDFSNPISEPPYLTTPDLLNMFPLPRCSQSSLLPQKSPNLLTSLGLIGDIDGGGASTSTAIYDPSSLVLPLNLPPQPPLLRELFHSFPHGYGLRNLRSNNNTSFFNGLEEQDQGLYQENGETRPFDNGIFEFSAGMNDIAKNRDGIKETKHFATERQRRVHLNDKYKALRSMVPNPSKNDRASIVKDAIDYINELKRGVNELKLMVEKKRCNKDRIKRQKTEGGTISMDGTDAKQIMDEVEQSYNGNSLRSSWLQRRSKNTEVDVRIVDDEVTVKLVQQKRINCLFFASKVLDDLQLDLHHVAGGLIGDYYSFLFNSKISEGSTVYASAIAKKLIEVVDIQYAAIASTNSY, from the exons atgtATGTAGAAGAAAGTGTTTGTTATGATCCTGCTACTCATCATGTGCAGCATGAAGGATTAACAGAAGATGTTTTTGCCATACAAGAACATACATATCACAACAACAATAATTCCTCCCAACAAGATGTGGCTGCTGCTGCAGCAGCGGCCGCGTTGGAAATGGAATTTCAGCAGCAAATGAATCTTGAAATGGAACAAtgttacaataataataacatgcaagatcaatctaataataatattattaatcaaGGGTTGTCTTGTGATCAATCGAATTGGGGAGAAATGaattttcctccataccaaaatcaagaacacaatgataatagtaacaacaacaacaactttCATCAGCAAGATTTCTCGAATCCGATATCTGAACCTCCATATTTAACAACCCCTGATCTCCTTAACATGTTTCCATTACCAAGATGCTCACAATCATCGTTACTTCCTCAAAAATCCCCAAATTTGTTAACTTCACTAGGCCTTATTGGTGACATTGATGGCGGCGGTGCATCAACTTCAACTGCAATATATGATCCTTCTTCTTTAGTACTCCCATTGAATTTACCTCCACAACCCCCTTTACTAAGAGAATTGTTCCACTCTTTTCCACATGGCTATGGCTTAAGAAACTTGAGAAGCAACAACAATACTTCTTTCTTTAATGGATTGGAGGAACAGGATCAGGGTTTATACCAAGAAAATGGAGAAACAAGGCCTTTTGACAATGGGATTTTTGAGTTTTCTGCTGGTATGAATGATATAGCCAAAAATAGAGATGGTATAAAAGAGACTAAACATTTTGCTACTGAGAGGCAGAGGAGGGTGCATTTAAATGACAAGTATAAAGCTTTGAGGAGTATGGTTCCTAATCCAAGCAAG AATGATAGAGCATCAATAGTGAAGGATGCAATTGATTACATCAATGAGTTGAAAAGGGGAGTGAATGAGTTAAAACTTATGGTTGAGAAGAAGAGATGCAATAAAGATAGGATTAAGAGGCAAAAGACAGAAGGTGGTACTATTTCCATGGATGGTACTGATGCAAAGCAAATAATGGATGAAGTGGAACAATCATACAATGGGAATTCATTAAGGAGTTCATGGCTTCAGAGGAGGTCTAAGAATACTGAAGTTGATGTTCGGATTGTTGACGATGAAGTTACTGTCAAACTTGTTCAGCAGAAGAGGATTAATTGTCTTTTCTTTGCATCTAAGGTTCTTGATGACCTTCAATTGGATCTTCACCATGTTGCTGGTGGACTTATTGGTGATTACTATAGCTTCTTGTTTAACTCAAAg ATTTCTGAAGGATCAACTGTGTATGCAAGTGCAATAGCCAAGAAGCTTATTGAGGTTGTGGACATACAGTATGCAGCAATTGCATCAACTAACAGCTATTAA
- the LOC125862823 gene encoding pentatricopeptide repeat-containing protein At1g08070, chloroplastic-like, with protein MALAFGCTVNSQDPSVFHKIQTSNSTKQFNFNTLITKTSSLQHTQQSLYAKVISLCSSSIPSKDMSYIHSLFTQIHDPDIDVYNSLMKCVLSSKCKENALLALLMYVEMMCKGLDLDKYTYPLVIKACVELRELRYGRLVHAHVIKNGFVLDLYVVNNLMRLYGVCGCVGSVRKVFDRSSVRNLVSWTILIQGYVDNGYWKEGVDLFFEMVDDGLRADERMMVVVISACAKLGDLRLGQKLHKYVQSRKLSFDVFLGNALVDMYLKCGERDVALNVFREMPMRNVISWNTVISGLAQRKEFKQALSVFNEMQDQGVKPDENTLVGVLNCCSNLGALEVGKWVHTYIDRNRIQVAGFVGNALVDMYAKCGSMDDALRVFGSMTKDVYSYTSVIVGSATHGKARMALKFFYEMLDIGIQPNEVTFVGVLTACSHGGLVEEGHKFFTDMWRVHKLKPRIEHYGCMVDLLGRAGLIDEAMEFVKHMSIEPDASIWGSILAACRIQGKVDLAEHVTEILVNMESEKDGTYILMSNTYASVSKWKDTLEVRKSMKRQKIKKVPGCSSIELDGVVSEFRRCDKAHPRSKDIYVMVEQLTFHLIGTEDGSESCIV; from the coding sequence ATGGCCTTAGCTTTTGGTTGCACTGTAAATTCTCAAGACCCTTCTGTCTTTCACAAAATCCAGACCAGTAACTCAACCAAACAATTCAATTTCAATACTTTAATTACCAAAACTAGTTCCCTACAGCACACCCAACAGTCCCTTTACGCCAAAGTCATATCTTTATGTTCTTCTTCAATACCCTCTAAGGATATGAGCTATATCCACTCTCTTTTCACTCAAATACATGACCCAGATATCGATGTTTATAATTCTTTAATGAAATGTGTTTTAAGTTCTAAATGTAAGGAAAATGCTTTACTTGCTTTGTTAATGTATGTTGAAATGATGTGTAAAGGGTTAGATTTGGATAAATACACGTACCCTCTTGTTATAAAGGCGTGTGTAGAGTTACGTGAGCTGAGATATGGCAGATTGGTTCATGCCCATGTGATAAAAAATGGGTTTGTGTTGGATTTGTATGTAGTGAACAATTTGATGCGTTTGTATGGTGTTTGTGGGTGTGTTGGGAGTGTAAGGAAGGTGTTTGATAGAAGTTCTGTGAGAAACTTGGTATCTTGGACTATTTTGATTCAGGGGTATGTGGACAATGGTTATTGGAAGGAAGGAGTGGATTTGTTTTTTGAGATGGTAGACGACGGGTTAAGGGCTGACGAGAGGATGATGGTTGTTGTGATATCTGCTTGTGCAAAATTAGGGGATTTGAGATTGGGACAGAAGTTGCACAAGTATGTGCAGAGTCGTAAGTTGAGTTTCGATGTGTTTCTTGGGAATGCATTGGTCGATATGTACTTAAAATGTGGTGAACGCGATGTTGCTCTTAATGTTTTCAGAGAGATGCCGATGAGAAATGTGATCTCTTGGAATACAGTAATATCTGGATTGGCTCAAAGAAAGGAGTTTAAACAGGCCTTGAGTGTGTTTAATGAAATGCAGGATCAAGGAGTAAAGCCTGATGAGAATACTTTAGTTGGTGTTCTAAACTGTTGTAGCAATTTAGGGGCGCTAGAAGTTGGGAAATGGGTGCACACATATATAGATAGAAATCGGATACAAGTAGCTGGGTTTGTGGGCAATGCTCTTGTAGATATGTATGCAAAGTGTGGAAGCATGGACGATGCCCTTAGAGTTTTTGGAAGTATGACTAAAGATGTTTATTCATACACATCCGTTATAGTTGGTTCGGCCACACATGGAAAGGCACGGATGGCACTTAAGTTTTTCTATGAGATGCTTGATATTGGTATACAACCAAATGAGGTCACATTTGTAGGTGTTCTCACAGCTTGCAGTCATGGAGGACTGGTGGAAGAGGGTCACAAGTTCTTTACAGATATGTGGAGAGTGCACAAGTTAAAACCTCGAATAGAGCATTATGGCTGTATGGTTGATCTGTTGGGTCGTGCAGGTTTGATAGATGAAGCAATGGAGTTTGTGAAACACATGTCAATTGAACCTGATGCTTCTATTTGGGGATCGATATTAGCAGCTTGTAGGATCCAAGGAAAAGTTGATCTCGCTGAGCATGTGACTGAGATACTTGTCAATATGGAGTCTGAAAAAGATGGTACATACATACTGATGTCAAACACATATGCTTCAGTCAGTAAATGGAAAGATACTTTAGAAGTAAGAAAATCAATGAAGAGacagaaaataaagaaagtccCTGGATGTAGCTCCATTGAACTTGATGGTGTTGTTTCCGAATTTAGGAGATGCGACAAAGCCCATCCACGAAGTAAAGACATATATGTGATGGTTGAGCAATTGACATTTCATCTAATTGGTACAGAGGACGGAAGTGAGTCTTGCATAGTTTGA
- the LOC125847570 gene encoding uncharacterized protein LOC125847570: MVPHLKLQITVSSRKLQPNCRQLLEFSPGSKKVCHREMRGGLIWATAEDLAKNRGRVLSLYRQILRSLNSPALPFSLAVRLQKKAEVRAMFMLGSEEQSLHNIQDLIDAAEYSLSILRKGEIP, encoded by the exons ATGGTTCCTCATTTGAAATTACAAATTACAGTAAGCTCTCGAAAGCTTCAACCAAATTGCCGGCAACTGTTGGAATTTTCTCCGGGAAGCAAAAAG GTGTGCCACAGAGAAATGAGAGGAGGGTTGATATGGGCTACAGCAGAGGACTTGGCAAAGAATAGAGGAAGAGTTCTGTCTTTGTATAGGCAAATCTTGAGGAGCCTTAATTCACCTGCTTTGCCATTTAGCTTAGCAGTTAGACTTCAAAAGAAAGCTGAGGTCCGTGCCATGTTCATGTTGGGTTCTGAGGAGCAATCTCTTCATAACATTCAAGATCTTATTGATGCTGCTGAATACTCCCTTTCCATTTTAAGAAAAGGCGAAATTCCATAG
- the LOC125847535 gene encoding kirola-like: MGLKSVLYAKIEMKANKDVFYDVFTNKPHLISTMCPLHVQGFELLDGVIGTVGSKICWMYTFEGKKKISKQIIETIDHEKKVLTFKEFEGDVVDIYDNFKSTLHIETKGEIDLISWTMEYERPNENVPELVNLLDFIVGMTKAVDDHLVKMN; this comes from the exons ATGGGTTTAAAGTCTGTGTTGTATGCCAAGATAGAAATGAAGGCTAACAAGGATGTGTTTTATGATGTCTTTACAAATAAGCCACACCTTATCTCTACTATGTGCCCTTTGCATGTACAAGGTTTTGAACTTCTTGATGGTGTCATTGGAACAGTTGGATCCAAAATTTGTTGGATGTATACCTTTG aaggaaaaaagaagatCTCCAAGCAGATAATTGAAACTATAGATCATGAAAAAAAGGTGCTCACATTCAAAGAATTTGAAGGAGATGTAGTGGatatatatgataattttaAGTCAACTCTTCATATCGAAACAAAAGGCGAAATCGATTTGATAAGCTGGACAATGGAGTATGAAAGGCCAAATGAGAATGTCCCTGAACTAGTAAATTTGTTAGACTTCATTGTTGGTATGACCAAAGCTGTTGATGATCACCTTGTTAAGATGAATTGA
- the LOC125863005 gene encoding BTB/POZ domain-containing protein At5g17580, with amino-acid sequence MSKSKSIGSSSRKLTHASSSDVQLNICGLPFSLNRELLAARSSKLAALLKENPEDDLSHLLGDIPTDFETFEIVARFCHGFDINLSSENVIKVLCLAHYLGMSEIHSTNNLTKKACFYFQNTVLPSWNKSIKALKSAENILQQASDLGLIDACAESIITKVMHDPSLLGEPMRNVTTTDDDSENDENAYKPNVRRRLFVLDWKSEDLTLLSIALYEPIIHATVHRKVPLEYMVSSLFHYLNKWVFSDTKGEEDDPSTYEKNSERVIIEAVERLLPQERGLIPISLLSQMLQSAIILDAHTECKTGLEIRIGKQLDQATVKDLLIPAQGYAKEERYDTESVKRILKNFYSNYASTDKSGLVVVAELVDNFLAEVSSDIDLKLNTFLSLAELSQAATGGTNRNSDGMYRAIDIYLDKHRYLTDWEREEVCRVLDCSKMSPEASEHAAHNEKLPVRVMVQILFSVQLKLKDTVSKKIQGGPANRLLKLEDDEEDARGTSSNEEEIMKAEMQKMGSKVVELEKECDTMKREIQRGGSQHKNQKGKTSIWKEMKRKLGCMTSLHEPNCHVKKKKVHPPK; translated from the exons atgagCAAAAGCAAAAGCATAGGATCTTCATCCAG GAAACTAACGCATGCTTCATCATCAGATGTTCAGCTCAATATTTGTGGATTGCCATTCTCTTTGAATAGG GAACTTTTGGCTGCAAGATCTTCAAAGCTAGCTGCATTACTGAAAGAGAATCCTGAAGATGATCTTTCTCATTTGCTAGGAGATATTCCTACTGATTTTGAAACTTTTGAGATTGTAGCAAGATTCTGTCATGGCTTTGACATAAACTTGTCATCTGAGAATGTCATTAAAGTACTTTGTCTCGCTCACTATCTTGGAATGTCCGAGATTCACAGCACCAATAACCTCACAAAGAAGGCTTGTTTCTACTTTCAAAACACTGTCCTTCCTAGCTGGAACAAGAGTATTAAAGCCCTCAAATCTGCAGAAAACATTCTTCAACAAGCCTCGGATCTTGGCTTGATTGATGCATGTGCTGAGTCCATCATCACCAAGGTAATGCACGATCCAAGTCTACTTGGAGAGCCGATGAGGAATGTAACAACAACAGATGATGACAGTGAGAACGATGAAAATGCCTACAAGCCAAATGTCAGGCGGAGACTTTTTGTTCTTGACTGGAAATCAGAGGACTTGACACTACTTTCCATTGCTCTCTACGAGCCCATAATTCATGCAACGGTTCATCGAAAAGTCCCTCTGGAATACATGGTATCATCTCTGTTTCACTATCTCAACAAATGGGTTTTTTCGGACACTAAAGGAGAAGAAGATGATCCGTCAACTTATGAGAAGAATTCTGAAAGAGTGATCATTGAGGCAGTGGAAAGACTGTTGCCTCAAGAAAGGGGGTTAATCCCCATTTCTTTGCTCTCTCAAATGCTGCAATCCGCGATAATCTTGGATGCTCATACTGAATGCAAAACCGGGTTGGAGATTAGAATAGGAAAGCAACTAGACCAGGCAACCGTGAAGGACCTCTTAATACCTGCACAAGGATATGCAAAAGAAGAGCGGTATGACACTGAAAGTGTGAAAAGGATATTGAAGAATTTCTACAGCAATTACGCAAGCACAGATAAATCTGGCCTAGTTGTGGTAGCAGAACTTGTCGATAACTTCTTGGCTGAGGTTTCTAGTGACATAGATTTAAAGTTGAACACATTCTTATCACTAGCAGAGTTATCACAAGCAGCAACAGGAGGAACTAACAGAAATTCTGATGGTATGTATAGAGCAATTGATATATACTTGGACAAGCACAGATATCTCACTGATTGGGAAAGGGAGGAGGTTTGCAGGGTGTTAGATTGCAGCAAAATGTCTCCTGAAGCCTCTGAGCATGCTGCACATAACGAAAAACTACCAGTTCGAGTGATGGTGCAGATTCTGTTTTCTGTGCAGCTGAAGTTGAAGGATACTGTGTCCAAGAAGATACAAGGGGGTCCTGCTAACCGATTGTTGAAGCTGGAAGACGACGAGGAAGATGCAAGGGGGACTAGCAGCAATGAAGAGGAAATTATGAAAGCAGAGATGCAAAAGATGGGAAGCAAGGTGGTTGAGCTGGAGAAAGAATGCGATACGATGAAAAGGGAAATTCAAAGAGGTGGTTCCCAGCACAAGAATCAAAAGGGGAAAACAAGCATATGGAAAGAAATGAAGAGGAAGCTTGGTTGTATGACAAGCTTGCATGAGCCAAATTGTcatgtgaagaagaaaaaagtccATCCTCCAAAATAG
- the LOC125847545 gene encoding DNA-directed RNA polymerases II, IV and V subunit 8B-like, with translation MDAFHFDEIIKVVKVDADGKKYDKVSRIEAESSDGASSIQLDINSELYPMKRKELYRMVISTTLMEGSAVTSYPPEGKSLIDKFEYIVHGLVYKVSMEGSGADKKVVVYVSFGGLQLMLKSDALKVQKFKLDQKLFLLLRKMVK, from the exons ATGGATGCATTTCACTTTGACGAAATCATTAAGGTGGTGAAGGTGGATGCTGATGGCAAAAAGTATGACAAAG TTTCTCGCATAGAAGCAGAAAGTAGTGATGGTGCGTCATCAATCCAGCTAGATATCAACTCAGAGCTATACCCTATGAAGCGAAAAGAGTTGTACAGGATGGTTATATCAACGACACTAATGGAAGGGTCGGCTGTCACTAGCTATCCTCCTGAG GGAAAATCTCTTATTGACAAATTTGAATACATCGTGCATGGGCTGGTATATAAGGTCTCAATGGAGGGATCAGGAGCTGACAAAAAAGT GGTGGTTTATGTCTCCTTCGGAGGACTCCAGCTGATGCTGAAAAGTGATGCCCTCAAGGTGCAGAAGTTTAAGCTTGATCAGAAGCTCTTTCTTCTTCTGAGGAAGATGGTGAAGTGA